Proteins encoded together in one Kitasatospora albolonga window:
- a CDS encoding transcriptional regulator, with product MSVTHTGVTAGPAELDPCGQPHHPDCGIRDVLDRIGDKWSVLVIVELANGTRRFRQLQRAIEGISQRMLTLTVRRLERDGLVLRTVYPTVPAQVDYRLTETGASLTHLVKALADWSLDHRETVAEARRAYDAQHPGHEIR from the coding sequence ATGTCAGTGACGCACACCGGGGTAACCGCTGGACCCGCGGAGCTGGACCCGTGCGGGCAGCCGCACCATCCGGACTGCGGAATCCGCGATGTCCTCGACCGCATCGGCGACAAGTGGTCGGTCCTCGTGATCGTCGAGCTGGCGAACGGGACGCGGCGTTTCCGGCAGCTTCAGCGCGCGATCGAGGGGATCTCCCAGCGGATGCTGACCCTGACCGTGCGCCGGCTGGAACGCGACGGGCTGGTGCTCCGGACCGTCTACCCGACCGTGCCCGCCCAGGTCGACTACCGGCTCACCGAGACCGGCGCGAGTCTGACCCACCTGGTCAAGGCACTGGCCGACTGGTCGCTCGATCACCGGGAGACCGTCGCCGAGGCCCGCCGGGCCTACGACGCGCAGCATCCCGGCCACGAGATCCGCTGA
- a CDS encoding NmrA family transcriptional regulator, producing the protein MIMVTGASGQLASLTLQELADRKVPALGGSRTPADGQRRLDFDDPAGLDLTGVSTLVLISAGYAEDDQVIARHRALLDAAVRDGVEHVVYTSLTATGDHLGFALAHRVTESLVRASGLAWTILRNGLYAELFGALLAWTPDGVESAFGDGALAAVARADLAAAAAVVAGDRTAHVGRVYELVGTPITADGVAERLRVAHRTIGLGEYRARLLADDTLLPFQPPMLASIATSVRHGLLGGSGPDLAGLLDRPLTDALTVASATAAAMRPGAR; encoded by the coding sequence ATGATCATGGTGACCGGCGCAAGCGGACAGCTCGCCTCCCTGACGCTCCAGGAGCTGGCCGACCGGAAGGTCCCCGCCCTGGGCGGCAGCCGAACCCCCGCCGACGGGCAGCGCCGCCTGGATTTCGACGACCCCGCCGGGCTGGATCTCACCGGTGTCTCGACCCTGGTCCTGATCTCGGCCGGGTACGCCGAGGACGACCAGGTCATCGCCCGGCACCGGGCACTGCTCGATGCCGCGGTCCGCGACGGCGTCGAGCACGTGGTCTACACGAGCCTGACCGCTACCGGGGACCACCTCGGATTCGCGCTCGCCCACCGCGTCACGGAGAGCCTCGTCAGGGCCAGTGGCCTCGCGTGGACGATTCTGCGCAACGGTCTTTACGCCGAGCTCTTCGGGGCGCTGCTGGCGTGGACGCCCGACGGAGTGGAGTCGGCTTTCGGCGACGGCGCTCTCGCCGCGGTGGCCCGGGCGGATCTGGCCGCCGCGGCGGCCGTCGTCGCGGGCGACAGGACCGCGCACGTCGGCCGGGTCTACGAACTGGTCGGCACCCCGATCACCGCCGATGGCGTCGCCGAGCGTCTGCGTGTCGCTCACCGGACCATCGGGCTCGGCGAGTACCGCGCCCGGCTCCTCGCGGACGACACGTTGCTGCCGTTCCAGCCGCCGATGCTCGCCTCGATCGCCACGAGCGTCCGGCACGGACTCCTCGGCGGCTCCGGTCCCGACCTCGCCGGGCTCCTCGACCGGCCGCTCACCGACGCGCTGACCGTGGCGTCGGCCACCGCGGCCGCGATGCGTCCCGGCGCACGCTGA
- a CDS encoding ABC transporter ATP-binding protein — translation MGERPAAPTAPELVLETDLGSTVMSPSRDYHVGRDPESDIVIDDARVSWHHAVLHPEAGHWTLQDEDSTNGTYTGGHRVHESGVGAGSVIRFGSPSDGPRAVLVGREPPARPATADRPSAVSMPAATGTFRQPTTVRPLPAKTVRIGRDAGNDLVIDDLVVSRRHAELRALPDGRHEIVDLGSHNGTFLNGQPVDRAVVETADIIGIGHSAFSLVGDVLQEFVDTGEVSLDVQDLEVHVGKARKAGRTLLDKVSFPVGEKCLLGVVGPSGAGKSTLLNALTGLRPADTGTVLYDGRDLYRDFAELRQRIGLVPQDDILHSQLTVRKALGYAAELRFPQDTAKEERQARVLEVIHELGLEQRVDQPIHSLSGGQRKRVSVALELLTKPSLLFLDEPTSGLDPGMDRSVMHMLRGLADDGRTVIVVTHSVLSLEVCDRLLVLAPGGRIAYYGPPEDALAFFGFTEWPEAFEAFESDRDRDWAATYARSPFHRQYIAGASAQPRSDRTAPGATVAPPPKTRNWGAQLSTLVRRYASALAADRTFLIIMIALPFVMGAMARALAGSRLTQETAMNALLILCVGGVLTGAANAVRELVKERVIYRRERAVGLSRSAYLMSKIVVLGTITVLQAIVLTLVGLVGVDLNAPGGEGVFLPPLVEITLAVALLSFTAMMLGLLVSALVRKEEVTMPLLVLLAIVQVVFCGALLKLNGVPGLEQLSWLVPSRWALGAMAGTIDLARIVPGDLTSDPLFGHSAGVWLLNMGMLVVLSALFGYVVAKLLRRHEPAVMRK, via the coding sequence ATGGGAGAGCGGCCCGCAGCGCCGACTGCGCCCGAGCTCGTCCTGGAGACCGATCTCGGCTCCACGGTGATGAGTCCGAGCCGGGACTACCATGTCGGGCGCGACCCCGAGAGCGACATCGTCATCGACGACGCCCGGGTCTCCTGGCACCACGCGGTGCTCCATCCCGAAGCTGGTCACTGGACGCTTCAGGACGAGGACAGCACCAACGGCACATACACCGGCGGCCACCGCGTCCATGAGTCGGGCGTCGGCGCGGGCAGCGTCATCCGCTTCGGCAGCCCGAGCGACGGACCGCGCGCCGTGCTGGTGGGGCGTGAGCCCCCTGCCCGTCCCGCCACCGCGGACCGGCCCTCGGCCGTCTCGATGCCCGCCGCCACCGGCACGTTCCGGCAGCCCACCACCGTACGGCCGCTGCCCGCGAAGACCGTGCGCATCGGCCGGGACGCGGGCAACGACCTCGTCATCGACGACCTCGTGGTCTCCCGGCGCCACGCCGAACTGCGGGCGCTCCCCGACGGCCGCCACGAGATCGTCGACCTCGGCAGCCACAACGGCACCTTCCTCAACGGCCAGCCCGTCGACCGGGCGGTCGTGGAGACCGCGGACATCATCGGTATCGGCCACTCCGCCTTCAGCCTCGTCGGGGATGTGCTCCAGGAGTTCGTGGACACCGGCGAGGTGTCGTTGGACGTCCAGGATCTGGAGGTCCACGTCGGCAAGGCGCGCAAGGCCGGCAGGACCCTGCTGGACAAGGTCTCCTTCCCGGTCGGCGAGAAGTGCCTGCTCGGGGTCGTGGGGCCCAGCGGCGCCGGGAAGTCGACGCTGCTCAACGCCCTCACCGGACTGCGCCCCGCCGACACCGGCACCGTCCTCTACGACGGCCGTGACCTCTACCGGGACTTCGCCGAGCTGCGCCAGCGCATCGGCCTCGTACCGCAGGACGACATCCTGCACTCCCAGCTGACCGTACGGAAGGCCCTCGGCTACGCCGCCGAGCTCCGCTTCCCGCAGGACACCGCGAAGGAGGAGCGGCAGGCCCGGGTCCTGGAGGTCATCCATGAACTGGGCCTGGAACAGCGGGTGGACCAGCCCATCCACAGCCTCTCCGGCGGCCAGCGCAAGCGGGTCAGCGTCGCCCTGGAGCTGCTGACCAAGCCCTCGCTGCTCTTCCTGGACGAGCCGACCTCGGGGCTCGACCCGGGGATGGACCGCTCGGTCATGCACATGCTGCGCGGGCTGGCCGACGACGGCCGTACGGTCATCGTCGTCACGCACAGCGTGCTGAGCCTGGAGGTCTGCGACCGGCTGCTCGTCCTCGCCCCCGGTGGCCGCATCGCCTACTACGGCCCGCCGGAGGACGCCCTCGCCTTCTTCGGCTTCACGGAGTGGCCGGAGGCGTTCGAGGCGTTCGAGAGCGACCGGGACCGGGACTGGGCGGCCACCTACGCCCGCTCGCCGTTCCACCGGCAGTACATCGCGGGCGCCTCGGCCCAGCCGCGGTCGGACCGGACCGCGCCCGGGGCGACCGTGGCCCCGCCGCCGAAGACCCGTAACTGGGGTGCGCAGTTGTCCACCCTGGTCCGCCGGTACGCCTCCGCGCTCGCCGCCGACCGCACGTTCCTGATCATCATGATCGCGCTGCCCTTCGTCATGGGCGCGATGGCCCGCGCCCTGGCCGGGAGCAGACTCACCCAGGAGACGGCGATGAACGCGCTGCTCATCCTGTGCGTGGGCGGCGTGCTGACCGGGGCGGCCAACGCCGTACGGGAGCTGGTCAAGGAGCGGGTGATCTACCGGCGGGAGAGAGCCGTCGGCCTCTCCAGATCCGCGTATCTGATGTCGAAGATCGTGGTGCTCGGGACCATCACGGTCCTTCAGGCCATCGTGCTGACCCTGGTGGGACTGGTCGGCGTCGACCTCAACGCACCGGGCGGCGAAGGGGTGTTCCTGCCACCACTGGTGGAAATCACCCTGGCCGTCGCCCTGTTGTCCTTCACCGCGATGATGCTCGGTCTGCTGGTCTCCGCCCTGGTGCGCAAGGAGGAGGTCACGATGCCGCTGCTCGTCCTCCTCGCCATCGTCCAAGTGGTGTTCTGCGGGGCCCTGCTGAAGCTGAACGGGGTGCCCGGGCTCGAGCAGCTGTCCTGGCTGGTTCCCTCGCGGTGGGCACTGGGTGCGATGGCCGGCACGATCGATCTGGCCCGGATCGTGCCGGGCGACCTGACGTCCGACCCGCTCTTCGGGCACTCCGCGGGGGTCTGGCTGCTCAACATGGGCATGCTCGTCGTCCTCTCCGCCCTCTTCGGATACGTCGTCGCGAAGCTGCTGCGGCGCCATGAGCCCGCGGTCATGCGGAAGTGA
- a CDS encoding ATP-binding protein produces the protein MNDRMLMTLSPDGETRTDFVCRPERAADARDAISSFVALLNPAPAAHVVQNLLLLVTELVTNALRHAGSVTSLRLTADRTGVHVRVADPSPAHPQDRTPDLTGRTGGFGWPMVQRLAQEVTVRGSADGGKIILATVLR, from the coding sequence ATGAACGACCGCATGCTGATGACACTCTCGCCGGACGGGGAGACCCGCACCGACTTCGTGTGCCGGCCGGAGAGGGCCGCCGACGCACGGGACGCGATCAGCTCCTTCGTGGCCCTGCTCAACCCCGCACCGGCCGCGCACGTGGTGCAGAATCTGCTGCTCCTCGTCACGGAGCTGGTCACCAACGCCCTCCGGCACGCGGGGTCCGTCACCTCGCTCCGGCTGACCGCCGACCGTACGGGCGTCCATGTCCGGGTCGCCGATCCGAGCCCGGCGCACCCGCAGGACCGGACGCCGGACCTGACGGGCCGCACCGGGGGCTTCGGCTGGCCGATGGTCCAGCGGCTGGCCCAGGAGGTCACGGTCCGCGGGTCGGCGGACGGCGGGAAGATCATCCTCGCCACCGTGCTCCGCTGA
- a CDS encoding serine/threonine protein kinase, which produces MPAGRDDELVGKRIAGYLVEAEIGRGGMAVVYRARDLRLDRIVALKLLAPELARNDTFRQRFTHESRVAAAIDHPHIVPVFEAGETDGLLYIAMRYVPGADLRVLIDRRGPLDLTAAVRIGGQVASALDAAHDHDLVHRDVKPGNILVAAGTDSDHPEHVYLTDFGLTKKSLSLTGFTTVGQFVGTLDYVAPEQISGKPVDGRCDVYSLACVVQETLTGAPPFQRDDDMALLWAHQYDPPPPPSGQRPGLPGAVDGVLAKALAKSPDDRYETCLRFVAALRAAASGIAAGDHAPTRVDARAGSWSATPEPPPRPPRWARPVFPEA; this is translated from the coding sequence CTGCCCGCCGGGCGCGACGACGAGCTGGTCGGGAAGCGGATCGCGGGCTATCTCGTGGAGGCCGAGATCGGGCGTGGGGGTATGGCGGTCGTCTACCGGGCCAGGGATCTGCGGCTGGACCGGATCGTCGCGCTCAAGCTGCTCGCCCCGGAACTGGCCCGCAACGACACGTTCCGGCAGCGGTTCACCCATGAGTCGCGGGTGGCGGCGGCGATCGACCACCCCCATATCGTGCCGGTGTTCGAGGCCGGGGAGACGGACGGGCTCCTCTACATCGCGATGCGGTACGTACCGGGCGCCGATCTGCGCGTACTGATCGACCGGCGCGGGCCGCTCGATCTCACCGCCGCCGTCCGGATCGGCGGACAGGTCGCCTCCGCGCTGGACGCGGCCCACGACCACGATCTGGTACACCGCGATGTGAAGCCGGGGAACATCCTGGTGGCGGCGGGGACCGACAGCGACCATCCGGAGCATGTGTATCTGACGGACTTCGGGCTGACGAAGAAGTCGCTGTCGCTGACGGGGTTCACCACGGTCGGCCAGTTCGTCGGGACGCTCGACTACGTGGCGCCGGAGCAGATCTCGGGGAAGCCCGTGGACGGCCGGTGCGATGTGTACAGCCTGGCGTGCGTCGTGCAGGAGACCCTGACCGGGGCGCCGCCCTTCCAGCGGGACGACGACATGGCCCTGCTCTGGGCCCACCAGTACGATCCGCCGCCTCCGCCGTCCGGGCAGCGGCCCGGTCTGCCGGGCGCGGTGGACGGCGTACTGGCGAAGGCGCTGGCCAAGTCGCCGGACGACCGTTACGAGACCTGTCTGCGGTTCGTGGCGGCGCTGCGGGCGGCGGCGTCCGGGATCGCGGCCGGGGACCACGCGCCGACCCGGGTGGACGCGCGGGCCGGTTCCTGGTCGGCGACGCCCGAGCCGCCGCCCCGGCCGCCGCGCTGGGCCCGCCCGGTCTTCCCGGAAGCCTAG
- a CDS encoding IS481 family transposase, whose product MPHRNAPLTETGRLRLARCVVEDGWPLRRAAERFQVSPTTAQRWATRYRATGEAGMSDRSSRPHHSPRRTATRTERRIIKVRVLRRWGPARIAHLLNLAPSTVHRVLTRFGLARLKHLDRATGRVIRRYEHDRPGELVHVDIKKLGNIPDGGGHKVLGRPAGRRTRSGVGYQYIHTAVDDHSRLAYSEILTDEKKETATAFWQRAHAYFTGVGITVERVLTDNGACYKSHTWRDTLAAAGIAHKRTRPYRPQTNGKVERLNRTLLDEWAYARPYRSEQERRDAFPAWLHTYNHHRGHTALAGKPPATRVPNLTGQYT is encoded by the coding sequence GTGCCCCACCGTAATGCACCTCTGACCGAGACCGGCCGCCTGCGTCTGGCCCGCTGCGTGGTCGAGGATGGCTGGCCTCTTCGACGCGCGGCAGAACGCTTCCAGGTCTCGCCCACCACGGCCCAGCGGTGGGCCACCCGCTACCGGGCCACGGGCGAGGCCGGCATGAGCGACCGCTCCTCCCGCCCGCACCACAGCCCGCGCCGGACCGCGACCCGAACCGAACGCCGGATCATCAAGGTCAGAGTCCTGCGGCGCTGGGGACCAGCCCGCATCGCGCACCTGCTGAACCTGGCCCCCTCGACCGTGCACCGGGTCCTGACCCGCTTCGGCCTGGCCCGCCTGAAGCATCTGGACCGGGCCACCGGCCGCGTCATACGCCGCTACGAACACGACCGCCCCGGCGAGCTGGTACACGTGGACATCAAGAAACTCGGGAACATCCCCGACGGCGGCGGCCACAAAGTCCTGGGCCGCCCGGCGGGCCGCAGGACCAGGTCCGGTGTCGGCTACCAGTACATCCACACCGCCGTCGACGACCACTCCCGCCTGGCCTACAGCGAGATACTCACCGACGAGAAGAAGGAAACCGCCACCGCCTTCTGGCAGCGGGCCCACGCCTACTTCACCGGCGTCGGAATCACCGTCGAACGCGTCCTGACCGACAACGGCGCCTGCTACAAGTCCCACACCTGGCGCGACACCCTGGCAGCAGCCGGGATCGCCCACAAGCGAACCCGGCCCTACCGGCCCCAGACCAACGGCAAGGTCGAACGCCTCAACCGCACCCTGCTGGACGAATGGGCCTACGCCCGTCCCTACCGCTCAGAACAGGAACGACGCGACGCCTTCCCCGCCTGGCTGCACACCTACAATCACCACCGCGGACACACCGCGCTCGCAGGCAAACCACCCGCCACCCGCGTCCCCAACCTCACAGGGCAATACACCTAG